In Candidatus Thermoplasmatota archaeon, one genomic interval encodes:
- a CDS encoding TATA-box-binding protein: protein MQKTPKKAEVQNIVASTRFADSLDLNAIAGILEGSEYDPEKFPGLIHRIKEPKTALLLFGSGKVVCTGGKRLNDVRGSVDIVAGKLLEAGIPVERHPEITVQNIVATSDLGAGINLANIAISLGVEHIEYEPEQFPGLVYRLEDPKTVCLLFSTGKMVLTGAKNVEEIDRAVESIAEVLSRCGFL, encoded by the coding sequence ATGCAGAAAACTCCAAAGAAGGCTGAAGTGCAAAACATAGTCGCATCCACGAGATTCGCGGATAGCCTTGACTTGAACGCTATTGCAGGGATCCTTGAGGGCTCGGAGTACGATCCCGAGAAGTTTCCAGGATTGATCCATCGCATAAAGGAGCCGAAGACCGCTCTTCTCCTATTCGGAAGCGGGAAAGTAGTTTGCACTGGGGGAAAGAGACTCAACGATGTTCGAGGGTCTGTTGACATCGTTGCCGGCAAATTGCTGGAAGCTGGAATACCCGTTGAACGGCATCCAGAGATAACAGTTCAAAATATCGTAGCCACGTCTGATCTCGGTGCTGGGATAAACCTCGCCAATATAGCCATCTCACTCGGCGTGGAGCACATAGAGTACGAGCCTGAACAGTTCCCTGGACTGGTTTACAGGTTGGAGGATCCCAAGACAGTCTGCTTGCTTTTTAGTACAGGCAAGATGGTCCTCACAGGCGCAAAGAATGTGGAGGAGATAGACCGCGCGGTCGAATCGATTGCAGAGGTCC